The genomic segment CGTCAATCTCTTTCCTAAAGAATATGAAGTGAAAAAAGAGTTGGAATCTCCAACAAAACAATTTCCTATACCATTCCTGGCGGACTTTCCCCTAACTCCATCACCACCAACTAACAACAAGGAGAAGACGACCATCCCCACTCCTTTGTCAGTAACTAGTTCCGCAACAGCCTCCCGTAGTGATAATGGAAAAAAATTTCGAACAACTAAGCCTGGGTTTCGCGGCAAGTGCAAAAATTGTATGAAGAAAGATGTGCAGATTCAGAAGCTTATGGCTTTCAAGGAACTTGTTGGTAAGAAAGCGACGACTTTAAGGATGAATTCAATGGATATTAAGTTTTTTCTTTTTGACCagcgccaaattatggatcatgtagGGACTATGGTGAAACGACAAGAGACAATTAGTGGTGAGTTGTGTGTTGAAGCTACGGAGGCAGGACCTACCAAGGAGATCATATTTCTTGACTGATTTAACTTTAACATTCTCGTCACATGGGTCTTCATTTCAGTTCTTGTATAAACTAGATGATCCCATGTGTATAAGAGACAATTAGTGGTACTGTTGATTACTTAAAAATTAAGAACCAGTAGGTACTAAAGTTaccttaaactataagttaaggCTAATGGATGTACCTACTATTGGTATTTTCGAAGTCATCATAGTGTGTAGCAGGAGATATATCTCCCTCAACCATCTATCGTGTAGCTAGACATTATGTAATGATGTGatgtttatcctttattaatcaTGTTTATGTTGATTTTGGTTGTTTGCGTCCCTACAGTGAATTTGTATTTTATATTGGATGCCTACAAAAACATGATAAACCCATTACAACTGGCTTCGATAGaagatgtatatatattgataaaaGGTTTATGACTGAGATGCTTGCCAAATCAAATATGTGCCTACTTTTAATTACATGGGTACGTTTACTAAAGAAACTGAAGTGTCAAGGGCGATAAGCATAGACATTCAATTGCATTTCCAGTGAATATAAGATTGAGTTAGGTTTTTTCCATCAAgccttattttttatttgatttttattttcatCTCTAACAACTGTTTCTTTCGTGTTCAGGAAACAAAAAAATAAGTACTCAAACAACATGGCGAACGACATGTCGGAAGCACTCGCAGACCTAAATATTACGAACAAGCTTCCACAACAATTAACAAAGGAAGACATTATAAACAAACACCTACCCACGGTTGGCCACTAGGAAGATTTTTACTACAAATACTCTTAGTGGATGGGGGTTTAGTGTTAGAAAAGAAGATGTCCGTCGGGACAATGAAAATAAAGAGTGGCAAAGAAAATGGGTTTGCTCTAATCAAGGGTTTAGGCGAGAAAAGTGGACAAACCTAAAGAACCGTAAGAAAAAACCTCGAGCTGTTACTCGCACAGGGTGCCCAGCACTATTGCGCGTGAATTTTGACAAGTCCGAAAACAGTTGGGTAGTGAAAGACTTtaacccaacacataatcatgaCCTTGCTTTGAAAACAGATATGCAGTTCTTGAGATCTAACCGTGCTGTCCCAGATTGTATGGGTGCCCAAGTAATGTCAATGAGACGGTCGGGCATACGAACTTGCCACATATTGAATCACCTTGCTGCagaaagaggaggacatgagTATGTTCCGTTCTTGAAAAAGGACTTATACAATTGGATTGGACGACAAAGAGAGTTAGAAGAGGAGGAGGAAACAGATGCTGAGGGTGCCCTGGGATACTTGGAATGTCTTGGGTTACGTGACCCCAATTTTTTTGAAACACACACGATAGACGGGGAGTATAAGCTCGCTGACTTGTTCTGGGCCGATGGAATTTCGAGAGATGACTATGGACGTTTTGGGGAGATCATCGCATTTGACACAACGTACAAGAAGAATGCTTACAAAAAACCCCTTCTTCTTTTTGTCGGCGTGAATCGCCACTTCAGAACTGTTGTCTTCGCAGTGGCATTGCTGTACGATGAGAAGGAGGACACATACATTTGGTTGTTGGAAGAATTCCTTCAATGTATAAACAAAAAATTGCCACACGTTGTTGTCACTGACGGAGATAAAGCTATGGCTAAAGCAATAGAGAAAGTCATGCCTAATGATGTCCATCTTTTGTGTGCGTGGCACCTTCAGAAAAATGTTACCATTAATGTCCCTCACCCGATTTTCAAGACAAGGTTTAATGAGCTTCTATATCAATATTGTACAGAGGAAGAGTTTGACGAGAGTTGGAGTGGCTTGGTTACAGAATTTCAGCTACAAGATAGCCAATGGGCAGCCATAACATACAACAATAGAAGGAGTTGGGCAGAATGCTTCCTGCGGGGTAATTTCTTTGCGGGCCTCAGAACCACCCAAAGGTCGGAGTCGATGAATTCTTAcctgtcacacttcttgacaagCAAACTTAAACTTAAAGACCTTGTTGGCCAAGTTGATAAAGCCATACAAAGCATACGCCACACGGAACGCGAAGATGACTTCATCAGTAACAACACATCGCCCCAGTTCCCTTCCAACATACTACAACAGTATTACCAGCAAGTTGCTTCAGTTTTGACAAGAAACATGTACGATAAGGCCACACAACAAATCGACAACGCTCTTGCATACTCAATTGATTCGACAAGTGTGGAATTTGGGTGCAGGGTATTTTCCCTAAGTCGTTTCCGTAGAGGACTGGTAGGAAGTGTAGTTCGGTACGTAATTGATCATGATCACTTTGAGTGTAGTTGCATGCTATTCCAGTCAGACGGAATCCCGTGTCGACATATGTTTGCGGTAATGAAGCATTTGAACCTACCCTGCATCCCGAAACCTCTGTTAAAGGAACGCTGGAGGAAGGACGCCAAATTGAGAGGTGAATTGAGTAGCGCTCCCCATGATAGGGTCCCCCATGATGTGTTATTATGTACCCGTTGGGGATCGTTGACATCACGGTTAAATGCAATGGGGTACTATGCTACACAACGTGATGATACATATGAAGAAGCATTAAGCGAAATGTCCCGTTTGGaagaaaaatttaaaacaatgTGTGGTCAGCCTAATGATGCGTTTGAATCGAGTCACGTTGTACATGGGGACCACCGATCGCAACAACAACAGAGAGTAATTGGGGATCTGGCAATTGTGAGAACGAAGGGGAGGGAACCaaacaaaacaaaatcaaaatataaGGGCGTGGACAATGCCACCCCAAGGAAGAATAGGTGTCGCAACTGCAACCAATTAGGCCATAATAGGGCGACTTGCaaagttgttccagaagtggaCAATCAATCCATGGAGACAGAAGATCCAACATCTTCCAACTATCCAATGTACTATACTCCGAACGTGGACGACATCAGTCAAAGTCAAAGGAGTTAATTAACAGGAGATAATGGCACAAACGAGCAATGGCATAGTCACCAATGACCTACTATTTCGAAACAAATTCTCAATCCCTCTACAGATTGTTACATCCCATAGCCATGCGATCAGTTTTATGGTAAGGGTTTAGAATTAGTTTGCAAAAAAATTCATGAATTATGTGTAATGCTTTGTATGTCTCGTTTTTTACCAAATGTAATGTTATGGACGTCAATCTTGTTTACTAAGTTCTACTATGTGGAATGCCCTTACTATGTTTTGAAGAGTCATTTATGGATGGATCGTTATAGGAATCATTTGTTGACACATTAATTTAAGAATTTTTGCGGAAAAGATACTAGAATAATTCGTTAATAACAAAATTGAGGCATAATTAATTGATTTTGTCCTTGTGtatcatgcatatatatataggacaatatTTTTATAGGGGCTTTACTTTAACTCCTAACGGTGGGGCGCTCAGTGTTTCGCAACCCGTTTACAGTTTTCAGGGGGACTATTTTGTGATCGTGTTTACTGTAGCTATTTATAGATTCCTGCTAATTTTCAAGAAAATGTGAGTAGTTTACACTACCGAAAAATAGGTTCAAACATGTAGTTTTTCACGCCCTTAAAAAAATTTAGTCACGCAAGCACCATGTTTCAACATAGTTTTCGGTAATATACTCTAttcaaaaaattttgaaaattagcAGATGCTCctaatagctacaatatacacggttataaacaAATCCCCTCGAAAATTGTTCAAGTTTTCAAGAACACTAACAGCCCCACCGCCACTGATGGGGATTAAAGGGAAGCCCCTTTAGCATAATTtccttctttatatatatatgatgttcCTCGTATATTTTGTTTAGTGGGGCCACATTACTACTATCATGTGAGCCTAAATTGCTTGGTATATTATTGGGACTCATTTGTCCAAATTAGTGAAGTCTTACAGGGTATGAAATAAGTTGTTCATTATCTTGCCTAGCCTATATCATCATAAGGAAGGTGATGGGAGGTGGAGATTGAGTGAAACTAGCCATTGCTTGTATTCACAATTGATGTATAGTACGTTCAATATTACAATTATGCAAAAGGTATGATTGGATTGGAGACATATGAATTGATTAGTACAATTTATGCAAAAGGTATGGTAGGATTGGAGACATAAAAATTGATTGGATCTATGATTTGACAAACCAGTTGACTTGCTCAATATAGAATAGTAGAAAAATATGATTACTTACTTCTTCCAATTAATAGTTGTTGACATATATCAAAAAATTTATAAAAGTTAATTGCTACTACTAGAGAAATATTATAACCATACAAATATTCTGTATTTAAATAATGTCTTCATTAATCCATGTTATTCGTTACAAACATGTTTAAACccttaataaacaaaaaaaaaaagacaaacaaaTTGGACCACTCATCTGTAAGGTGAATTAACAATCACCACGCCATCACACTAGAACACTTCAGTTCTTCATGTTCTTCTACGTCTAGGTGGGGCAACATCACCAACTATATTGTTAATTTTCTCCTT from the Humulus lupulus chromosome X, drHumLupu1.1, whole genome shotgun sequence genome contains:
- the LOC133804481 gene encoding protein FAR-RED IMPAIRED RESPONSE 1-like: MQFLRSNRAVPDCMGAQVMSMRRSGIRTCHILNHLAAERGGHEYVPFLKKDLYNWIGRQRELEEEEETDAEGALGYLECLGLRDPNFFETHTIDGEYKLADLFWADGISRDDYGRFGEIIAFDTTYKKNAYKKPLLLFVGVNRHFRTVVFAVALLYDEKEDTYIWLLEEFLQCINKKLPHVVVTDGDKAMAKAIEKVMPNDVHLLCAWHLQKNVTINVPHPIFKTRFNELLYQYCTEEEFDESWSGLVTEFQLQDSQWAAITYNNRRSWAECFLRGNFFAGLRTTQRSESMNSYLSHFLTSKLKLKDLVGQVDKAIQSIRHTEREDDFISNNTSPQFPSNILQQYYQQVASVLTRNMYDKATQQIDNALAYSIDSTSVEFGCRVFSLSRFRRGLVGSVVRYVIDHDHFECSCMLFQSDGIPCRHMFAVMKHLNLPCIPKPLLKERWRKDAKLRGELSSAPHDRVPHDVLLCTRWGSLTSRLNAMGYYATQRDDTYEEALSEMSRLEEKFKTMCGQPNDAFESSHVVHGDHRSQQQQRVIGDLAIVRTKGREPNKTKSKYKGVDNATPRKNRCRNCNQLGHNRATCKVVPEVDNQSMETEDPTSSNYPMYYTPNVDDISQSQRS